Proteins encoded together in one Salmo trutta chromosome 3, fSalTru1.1, whole genome shotgun sequence window:
- the LOC115173856 gene encoding histamine H2 receptor-like, with amino-acid sequence MLSMVILGVFLSLLILLTVFGNVLVCLAVCATRRLRCLTNCFIVSLAITDLLLGMLVLPFSALLQLSDWPLGPTICNIYISLDVMLCTASILTLLAISLDRYLAVTAPLRYSSLVLPRRVAFAMALVWAVSLAVSFLPIHLGWNTVDGNVQNRGQGDNMTECNFELNPSYTVVDSSLTFYLPLLIMCWTYHRILRIARAQARRIIHARPRLNNNNSSSSAPRQLTSVTAVALREHKATVTLAAVIGVFVVCWLPYFTLFTIMGLKKQNYPAAYPVVQWLGYINSALNPLLYAALNRDFRSAYARLLRCGYYGYGRGRGRPPSPNTFMTGGGKVCGGEVDLLCGHSSSCRAGPSETGMMLQEVSRGTATPSPQLNNGAAVANGNDRSC; translated from the exons ATGCTGTCTATGGTGATACTCGGTGTTTTCCTGTCCCTGCTCATCCTGCTGACAGTGTTTGGTAACGTCCTGGTTTGTCTGGCCGTCTGCGCCACACGACGTCTCCGCTGCCTCACCAACTGTTTCATCGTCTCCCTCGCCATCACTGACCTGCTGCTTGGCATGCTTGTCCTGCCTTTCTCTGCCCTCCTCCAGCTCAGCGATTGGCCTCTGGGGCCGACCATCTGCAACATCTACATCTCATTGGATGTTATGTTATGCACCGCCTCCATCCTCACGCTATTGGCCATCAGCCTGGACCGCTACCTGGCCGTGACCGCGCCCCTTAGATACTCCTCACTGGTGTTGCCGAGGCGAGTTGCCTTTGCTATGGCGTTGGTGTGGGCGGTGTCGCTAGCGGTGTCATTCCTGCCAATCCACCTGGGCTGGAACACTGTGGACGGCAACGTGCAGAATCGCGGCCAGGGGGACAACATGACAGAGTGTAACTTTGAGCTGAACCCATCGTACACTGTTGTGGACTCCTCCTTAACCTTCTACCTCCCCCTGCTGATCATGTGCTGGACCTACCACCGTATTCTTCGCATCGCCCGGGCGCAGGCAAGGCGCATCATCCACGCGCGCCCCAGacttaacaacaacaacagctccTCGTCAGCCCCTCGTCAACTCACCTCAGTAACAGCGGTGGCTCTACGGGAACACAAAGCCACAGTGACTCTAGCAGCAGTGATCGGGGTCTTCGTGGTGTGCTGGCTGCCCTACTTCACCCTGTTTACCATTATGGGTCTGAAAAAGCAGAACTACCCAGCAGCCTACCCCGTGGTGCAGTGGCTGGGGTACATCAACTCAGCTCTGAACCCTTTGCTCTACGCTGCCCTAAACAGAGACTTTAGGTCCGCCTACGCCCGCCTGCTGCGCTGTGGTTACTACGGATACGGCAGGGGGAGGGGCCGGCCACCATCCCCCAACACATTCATGACAG GTGGGGGGAAAGTATGTGGAGGGGAGGTGGATCTATTGTGTGGACACTCCTCTTCCTGCAGGGCGGGGCCAAGTGAGACAGGTATGATGCTACAGGAAGTCAGCAGAGGAACGGCCACGCCGTCTCCTCAGCTAAACAACGGGGCCGCTGTCGCCAACGGCAACGACAG ATCCTGCTGA